The Desulfobacterales bacterium genome segment CCCGTAACCGTTCACCGGCCATGCGAAAGAGGCCCACAATCTCAGGCCGGTAACCGTTCAGCAGTGCTGCAGATTTGTTCGTTTAGGCTTTTGAGCTATAGTTCCTCTATGTGAGAAGGCCAAAACGGACGAAGATGTGGTGCTGCTGAACGGTTACAATACCCCAACCCTGGCAACCAGTAAAAGGCGGCGGCATGGAACAAACCAAGTTTTCCCGGGTGGTGCTGAAGCTCAGCGGTGAAGCCCTGATGGGCGCCACCTCCTTCGGGATCAGCACCGAGGTTCTGGACTATGTGGCCGACGAGGTCAAAAGCGTGACCGAACAGGGGGTGCAGCTGGGCCTGGTGGTCGGGGCCGGCAATATCTTTCGCGGGGTGGCCGGGGCCTCAAAGGGAATGGATCGCAGCGCCGCCGACAACATGGGGATGCTGGCCACGGTGATCAACAGCCTGGCCATGCAGGATGCCATGGAACGGCGGGGGGTGGTCACCCGGGTGATGTCCGCCTTTCCCATGCCCAGTGTCTGCGAGCCCTATATCCGCCGCAAGGCCATCCGCCACATGGAAAAGGGGCGGGTGGTGATCTTTGCCGCCGGGATCGGCACGCCCTATTTTACCACCGACACCGCGGCGGTGATCCGGGCCCTGGAGATCGAGGCCGACCTGATCTGTAAGGCGACCCGGGTGGACGGGGTCTATGACCGGGACCCGCTCAAGGAGCCCGGGGCGATCAAGTTCGACACCCTTTCCTACAGCGAGGTACTCAACCGGGGCCTCAAGGTGATGGATGCCGCCGGCATCTCTCTGGCCAGGGATAACCGGATCCCGATAATCGTGCTTGATATGAACAAGCCTGGAAACATTCTCGATGCTATCCGCGGCGGTGGCAACGGGACCTTGGTGCAAGGGGGAGATGATGGATAGTCAGCTGAAGAACCTGTCGGCAAAGATGGAGAAATCCCTGGACGCCTTTCGCGCCGAGCTTGGCAGGATCCGCACCGGCCGGGCCTCCCTGTCCCTGTTGGACGGGATCAAGGTGGAGGCCTACGGTTCGTTGATGCCGCTCAACCAGGTGGCGACCATGACCATCCCGGAGACCCGGATGATCGTGATTCAGCCATGGGACCCGCAGATGCTCGGCGCGGTGGGCAAGGCGATACTGAAATCCAACCTGGACCTGACCCCGGCCAATGACGGCAAGGTGATCCGGATCAATATCCCGCAGCCCACCGAAGAGCGGCGCAAGGATCTGGTTAAACAGGTGAAGAAGATTGCCGAGGAGTACCGGGTGGCGGTCCGCAACCTGCGCCGGGAGGCCAATGATACCTTCAAGAAGATGAAGAAGGACAAGGAGATATCCGAGGACGATATGTTCAAGGGGCAGGAGTTGGCCCAGAAAACAACCGATCAGTTCATCAAGAGCATTGACCGGATCGCCGCGGACAAGGAAAAAGAGGTCATGGAGGTCTAGGTATTGCGTCACTTCTTCTTGAAGGGACACTGGTGAGTCCTCCCCGGGTTTCCCTGGCCCGTTTCATGGTTTTCCCTCTCGCCTTCTTCCTTTCTGCCGCTGCTGTCTGTTCGAGCGCCCCGACACTATGCCAGATACCTCTGCAATCGATCCCAACATAGTTCCCCGTCATGTGGCCATTATCATGGATGGCAACGGCCGGTGGGCCAGGCAGCGTGGTCTGCCCCGGGTAATGGGCCACAAGGTCGGCTCGGAATCGGTCAAGGAGATCATCCGGGCGGCCAAGGAGATGGGGATCTCTTTCCTCACCCTGTATGCCTTTTCCACCGAGAACTGGCAGCGGCCGGCCCTTGAGGTTAAGGCCCTGATGGGGTTGCTGAAGAGTTATCTCCTGGACGGGCTGGCCAACCTGAAGGAGAACCGGATCAGCCTCCGGGCCCTGGGCCGGATCGACGGGCTGCCCCCTGATGTGCGCAAGATTCTGTACCGTACGATCGATGAAACCGCCGAGGCGGCCGGCATTGACCCGGCATTGACCCTGAACCTGGCCCTGAATTACGGGGCCCGGGCCGAGATCGTCGAGGCGGTAAGACAGCTGGCCGGCAAGTGCCGGCGCGGTGAGTTGGTCCCGGACCAGATCAGCGAAGAGATGATCAGCGCCCATCTGTATACCAGGGGACAGCCGGACCCCGACCTGATCATCCGCACCGGCGGCGAGTCGCGGCTAAGTAATTTTCTGCTCTGGCAGGGTTCCTATGCCGAGTTTTACATCACCGAGACCAAGTGGCCGGATTTTCGGAGGGACAGCCTGATTGCCGCGATCCTTGATTTCCAGAACCGGGAACGGCGGTTCGGTAAAACCGGGGGCCAGGTACGGCCGGACAACCGATGAAGCGAATTCTTACAGGGGTGGTCCTGGGCGGGGCCTGGTTCTGGTTGCTGCTCAAGGGGTCGTTTGTGATCTTCTGGCTGGTGATGGTCGCGGCCGGAGCGATTGTCCTGTATGAGTATGCCCGGATGGTATTGTCCGACACTGAGCCCGGATATGCGGGCTGGCTGGTGGCCCTTGGCCTCGGACCCTTGATCGGCTCTTATTCCGGGAGTCTGGCCGTCACTGCCGCCGGGCTCTTTCTTGGCTGGTTCCTGCTGATCGCCCTGGGCCTGCTGCGCTACCGGCAGCTCGGTTCGGGGCTTGATTTCCTGGCCCGGACGGGGTTTGGTTTT includes the following:
- the pyrH gene encoding UMP kinase; amino-acid sequence: MEQTKFSRVVLKLSGEALMGATSFGISTEVLDYVADEVKSVTEQGVQLGLVVGAGNIFRGVAGASKGMDRSAADNMGMLATVINSLAMQDAMERRGVVTRVMSAFPMPSVCEPYIRRKAIRHMEKGRVVIFAAGIGTPYFTTDTAAVIRALEIEADLICKATRVDGVYDRDPLKEPGAIKFDTLSYSEVLNRGLKVMDAAGISLARDNRIPIIVLDMNKPGNILDAIRGGGNGTLVQGGDDG
- the frr gene encoding ribosome recycling factor, whose amino-acid sequence is MMDSQLKNLSAKMEKSLDAFRAELGRIRTGRASLSLLDGIKVEAYGSLMPLNQVATMTIPETRMIVIQPWDPQMLGAVGKAILKSNLDLTPANDGKVIRINIPQPTEERRKDLVKQVKKIAEEYRVAVRNLRREANDTFKKMKKDKEISEDDMFKGQELAQKTTDQFIKSIDRIAADKEKEVMEV
- a CDS encoding isoprenyl transferase; protein product: MPDTSAIDPNIVPRHVAIIMDGNGRWARQRGLPRVMGHKVGSESVKEIIRAAKEMGISFLTLYAFSTENWQRPALEVKALMGLLKSYLLDGLANLKENRISLRALGRIDGLPPDVRKILYRTIDETAEAAGIDPALTLNLALNYGARAEIVEAVRQLAGKCRRGELVPDQISEEMISAHLYTRGQPDPDLIIRTGGESRLSNFLLWQGSYAEFYITETKWPDFRRDSLIAAILDFQNRERRFGKTGGQVRPDNR